The Solibacillus daqui genome has a segment encoding these proteins:
- a CDS encoding spore coat protein, whose translation MYTQSSQSQDNQMPFSHNHGAHELLDVHEVLSTMIAGLNQYVLLRDHVQDSELLNIMDRQYAFMLDEYNITMESYKTGHDPQHPTRSYNMQMGNDTNYGLTPGTPKAPMTSASEINDAVISGFMLGCHKAGAKGKTAAALETTNPVVRRVLQDSVANCIEMAYEVSLYENKKGFYQVPQLSEQDMNAMLNMYGQAQKAKNMPN comes from the coding sequence ATGTATACCCAATCATCACAATCTCAAGACAATCAAATGCCTTTCTCACACAACCACGGTGCCCACGAGTTACTTGACGTTCACGAAGTACTTAGTACTATGATCGCCGGACTGAATCAATATGTACTACTACGCGACCATGTACAAGATAGTGAGCTATTAAATATTATGGATCGTCAGTACGCTTTCATGCTCGATGAATACAATATTACGATGGAGTCATACAAAACCGGCCATGACCCGCAACATCCAACCCGTAGCTACAATATGCAAATGGGCAATGACACAAATTATGGCTTAACACCAGGTACCCCAAAAGCACCAATGACTTCTGCAAGCGAAATAAACGATGCTGTCATTTCAGGCTTCATGTTAGGCTGTCATAAAGCTGGTGCAAAAGGCAAAACCGCTGCCGCACTTGAAACAACAAATCCAGTCGTACGTAGGGTTTTACAAGATTCTGTCGCCAACTGCATCGAAATGGCGTATGAAGTTTCACTTTACGAAAACAAAAAAGGGTTTTACCAAGTACCACAACTATCTGAGCAAGATATGAACGCAATGCTCAATATGTATGGCCAAGCACAAAAAGCGAAAAACATGCCAAACTAA
- the preA gene encoding NAD-dependent dihydropyrimidine dehydrogenase subunit PreA — protein MADLSINFAGIKSPNPFWLASAPPTNSGYQVQRAFEAGWGGAVWKTLGDPILNVTSRFAAVSFNGQRVAGFNNIELITDRPLEVNLKEIYETKKRFPNHAIIASLMVEPKAEKWHEIVKKVQDVGVDGFELNFGCPHGMAERGMGSASGQVPELVEKQTYWAKEYAEVPVIVKLTPNITDITVTAEAAIRGGADAISMINTINSLAGVDLNSWNTIPHVGNKGAHGGYCGPAVKPIALNMVGECARNPIINVPISGIGGISNWQDAAEFILMGSTSVQVCTAAMHHGFSIVEDMIDGLSNYLDEKGLASVTDLVGKTVPKYSDWGDLDLNYKVVAEINNDICINCNKCHIACEDTSHQCIDLYSENGRPMLKVREEDCVGCNLCSIVCPAEGAITMKELPRTQASMTWNERQSLLAGFSANNSNVVR, from the coding sequence ATGGCAGATTTATCGATTAATTTCGCAGGCATTAAGTCACCAAATCCATTTTGGCTAGCATCGGCACCACCGACTAACTCGGGTTACCAAGTGCAAAGGGCGTTTGAGGCAGGCTGGGGTGGTGCAGTTTGGAAAACATTAGGAGATCCTATATTAAACGTTACATCACGTTTTGCAGCTGTTAGTTTTAATGGACAACGAGTTGCAGGCTTTAACAATATTGAGTTAATTACAGACCGTCCACTAGAAGTGAATTTAAAAGAAATTTATGAAACAAAGAAACGATTTCCGAATCATGCGATTATTGCGTCGTTAATGGTTGAACCAAAGGCTGAAAAGTGGCATGAAATCGTTAAGAAAGTACAAGATGTCGGTGTTGATGGCTTTGAATTGAATTTTGGTTGTCCACATGGAATGGCCGAACGCGGAATGGGCTCCGCTTCAGGGCAGGTGCCAGAACTAGTAGAAAAGCAAACTTATTGGGCAAAAGAGTATGCTGAAGTTCCGGTAATCGTAAAGTTAACACCAAATATTACAGATATTACTGTAACAGCAGAAGCGGCGATTCGTGGTGGTGCAGACGCCATTAGTATGATTAATACGATTAATAGTTTAGCCGGAGTGGATTTAAACTCTTGGAATACAATCCCGCATGTCGGAAATAAAGGTGCACACGGAGGTTATTGTGGCCCAGCTGTTAAACCGATTGCACTAAATATGGTAGGGGAATGTGCTAGAAATCCAATTATAAACGTACCGATTTCAGGCATTGGTGGAATCTCAAATTGGCAAGATGCAGCAGAATTTATTTTGATGGGTTCTACAAGCGTACAAGTTTGTACAGCAGCCATGCATCATGGATTTAGTATTGTAGAAGATATGATTGATGGCTTAAGCAATTATTTAGATGAAAAAGGCTTAGCTTCAGTAACGGATTTAGTTGGAAAAACAGTCCCGAAATATTCGGATTGGGGGGATTTAGATTTAAATTACAAAGTTGTCGCAGAAATTAATAATGACATCTGTATTAATTGTAATAAATGTCATATAGCTTGCGAAGATACTTCTCATCAATGTATCGATTTATATTCGGAAAATGGGCGTCCAATGTTAAAAGTTCGAGAAGAGGACTGTGTTGGTTGTAATTTATGCTCCATTGTTTGTCCGGCTGAAGGTGCAATTACGATGAAAGAATTACCTCGTACACAAGCATCAATGACATGGAATGAAAGACAATCATTACTTGCAGGATTCAGTGCGAATAATTCAAATGTTGTCCGTTAA
- a CDS encoding NCS1 family transporter: MSKSKSSSDNYLKSPDLLPIKYENRNIGMLGFGVIWVGMAIVLAAFAIGAGGIINLSMPMLILATLVGSVLIGIFMVIIGDIGVEHGLSFPVYMRAPFGTIGTHLPSFARAFTASCWFGINTYFGAAAINGILNILIGFDNWFVCFIVFAGLQLLNVSLGIKSIERFADFAAPIIIFISIWMYLQLSAEAKEQGKAVWSWVEAPQTGFEQFTAFMVIATAIMGFWATLAADMPTLSRHFKAPKYERNWFKRNKTQLLGSLIVQPVFNTLMVVIGAVCYMATGSGDPINALQQAAGGFVLVMLLSMIVLAQWSTNTSANVIPAATIFSNIGGPKVPFWVGVVIAGIVGTVVQPWSLFDILNSVLLVIGGILSSIVGILFADYYLLRKRRVNVKELYEINGQYRYLKGVNLAGLIAWIIGGLIANIWPAYSSLIGFFVGAAIYFVLAKFWWFKKYPQAEIVNPSDEDYLGITTGRSWTIDVEAEPISVPSTVSTE, translated from the coding sequence ATGTCAAAATCCAAAAGTTCAAGTGATAATTACTTAAAGTCTCCTGATTTACTACCTATTAAGTATGAAAACCGTAATATAGGGATGTTAGGTTTTGGTGTAATTTGGGTAGGTATGGCCATTGTATTAGCAGCGTTTGCAATCGGTGCTGGAGGTATTATTAATTTAAGTATGCCAATGTTAATATTGGCGACATTAGTTGGGTCTGTATTAATCGGAATATTTATGGTAATTATCGGTGATATAGGTGTAGAGCATGGTTTATCGTTTCCGGTATACATGCGGGCTCCATTTGGTACAATCGGAACCCATTTACCGTCATTTGCCCGTGCATTTACCGCGTCATGTTGGTTTGGTATTAATACGTATTTTGGTGCTGCAGCAATCAACGGAATTTTAAATATATTAATTGGCTTTGATAATTGGTTTGTATGTTTCATCGTATTTGCTGGGTTACAATTGCTAAATGTTTCATTGGGGATTAAGTCGATCGAGCGTTTTGCAGATTTCGCAGCGCCAATCATTATCTTCATCTCGATTTGGATGTATTTACAATTATCTGCTGAAGCAAAGGAACAAGGAAAGGCAGTATGGTCTTGGGTGGAAGCACCACAAACAGGCTTTGAACAGTTTACCGCATTTATGGTTATCGCAACAGCGATTATGGGCTTCTGGGCGACATTGGCTGCCGATATGCCAACGCTTTCTCGTCACTTTAAAGCGCCAAAATATGAACGCAACTGGTTCAAACGAAATAAAACGCAATTATTAGGTTCTCTTATTGTTCAACCTGTTTTTAATACATTAATGGTTGTAATCGGAGCGGTATGTTATATGGCGACAGGCTCGGGTGATCCAATTAATGCACTTCAGCAGGCAGCGGGTGGATTTGTACTTGTAATGCTATTATCGATGATTGTCTTAGCCCAATGGTCGACAAATACTTCTGCGAACGTAATTCCAGCAGCTACCATTTTTTCGAATATAGGTGGACCAAAAGTGCCTTTCTGGGTGGGGGTAGTTATTGCTGGGATTGTTGGTACAGTTGTTCAACCGTGGAGTTTGTTTGACATTTTAAATAGCGTGCTTCTTGTGATTGGTGGAATTTTATCTTCAATCGTAGGTATTTTATTTGCGGATTATTATTTACTTCGAAAACGTCGTGTAAATGTAAAAGAGTTATATGAAATTAATGGGCAATATCGTTATTTAAAAGGTGTAAATTTAGCGGGACTTATTGCTTGGATTATTGGTGGGTTAATCGCTAATATTTGGCCAGCGTATTCTTCATTAATCGGCTTTTTTGTAGGGGCTGCCATTTACTTTGTATTAGCGAAGTTCTGGTGGTTCAAAAAGTATCCACAAGCTGAAATAGTGAATCCAAGTGATGAAGACTATTTAGGTATTACAACGGGACGCAGTTGGACAATTGATGTGGAAGCAGAACCAATTAGTGTTCCATCAACAGTTTCTACAGAATAA